The sequence TATACTTCTTCCTGTATTTGGAAAGGCACGAGAAGCCGCAAGAAGAGCCATGTGTGCCAATAACCTCAGGCAGCACGGGATTGCTTGGTATTTGTATCTGGATGACCATAATGAGTGTTTTCCCACATATACCGGCTTCGACTTTATGCCGCCAAATGATGGTCAATGTCGCAGTTACACATTTGGCGGTAAGGCTGGGAGTACATCGGGCTATACTTACCTTGCAAGCACTCGACCTCTAAATCGCTATCTTGATGTTGATGATGCGAGTTCCGCTGAAGTTTTTCATTGTCCTGATGATATGAAGGCATCTGCTGGTGGTGAAACCTATTTTAACTCTTGTGGAACCTCGTATTACTGCAGTTATAATATTTTGTCTTTTGGGTCACCTCCCGCACACAGACCTCTAAGCACAATCATCTCTCCTCATAGCAAAGTCTTGTTGGAAATGTGTTCTTCTTACTGCATACCAGGACATAGCGGGAAGGGACCAGTCGGGATAATTACTCCCGTTATGGTGCTTTTCGTAGACGGCCACGTAGCAGGACCTTTTTTATATAACCAAGACTTTGAAAGCGGTGGTGGTAGCAAAGTATTAGAAAACCCAAGTCCATAAAGCTTTACCGCACCCGCCCCGCCTATCCTCCACCTTGCCAACCCGCCTTCCGTCTTATCGGGGTCAGACCCTGATTATGTAAACTACGTCGCTATTTCATTCTTGCCATCTCCGCAGAAAAGTATCCCCCCGTGATACCGTCGATATTGGCGGTCAGCTCCTGAATACGAAGCTCTTTCTCCATCTGCTTGCGCTCATCTTTTGGCGGGCTCTGCATCAATTCCACCTGAAGCCTGCGTCTCTCAAAATAAAGCCGTGTAACCTCGTCTATAATGTCGTTGCGCAGTTCGACCATCAATTTGCTTCGGGTGTCTATACTTGTTTGGTCGTCGTTCCAGATCAAACCTCCCAGGTCCCACGAACACCTGATGTCCCATCCGGTATCGTCATAATAAGGCCCTACTATTAGCATGTCAGGGTTTGAGCCGGCGTCCCAGTGTACGTCTTGCGAACTGTCTCTGTCTATTCCGACTGAAAGCGTCGGCAAAAGCGCCCTCATCTTCGCGTCTCGGCGCCATTTTGCGATCTTATTCGGATGGACTTCCGCATATCCTATAGCGGCCTCCTGTACCTGCCGGAAAGAAGGCTCATTGCGGAAATTTTGCAGTATGGCCTCTACGCCACTATTATTTTTGCTTTTATCTATTTGATAAATATTTCCATCCGAGCCGAAGACGCCGCCTTTTACCGCTATCCATAAAGCGTTGCCTTCGGCATTGGACGCTATGAAGTTTATCTTTCTTTCCGAAAGTCCGGCGCTCACCTCTTTCCATAAGTTATCATCGGCGGAAAATTGTATTACGCCCCTGTCCGTAGCTAAAAACAGGCATCCGCCCGAGGAGAGTGAAACGACAAAATTTCTGATTGTGCATCTTGGGAGGCCGCTTTTCGAAAGCCTTTTCCAGGACGCGCCGTTATCCGTACTCTTGAAGACACCTTTTTTAGTCGCGAGATAAATGATAGAAGGATTTACGCCGTCCACAGCGATATAATTGAACGCCTTCCAGAACAATCCCCTTTCTTCGGTATATTCTTCCTGAAACGGGCCCTCTTCGCCGGCTATATTGGGAAAGAATATCTTTTGCCACGTTTTGCCGTAGTCTTCAGATTTGAAAAGCGCCTCATTTGACGATACGAATAACTTTTTGCCATCTATAGGGTTTTGCGCTATAGACCCGAGATCTTTTGCTGATATACCGTCGTCCGATTTTTTCCATGTGCCGCCTGCATCCATGCTCTTATATACCGAATTTTCGGTCACAGCGAATAAAATATTTGGGTCGTCGCTGTCCAAAAGTATCTGAAACACGTTGTGGCCCCTTATGTTGCGCGATACATTTGACCATCTGGAACCCTCGTCCGCCGATTTGAATATACCGAGCTCAGTTGCGAGATATATTGTTTTGCGATCGCGGGGGTTTACAGCTATATAATTGACAGCGTTGTTCGAACCCGGGACCTTGAAGATATTTTTCCAGTTCTTTCCGCCATCGGTTGTTTTCAGAAGCGCACCTTTTGTGCCGGCATACATTAAAGCGGAATCATTTTTGTCAATATACAATGATGTAAATTCGTAGCCGGCAAGGCCGCGGCTCTTATTTACCCATGTAAATTCCGTAGATGCTCCGGCAGAAGGATGAAGTGAAAAAATTAAGATAATCGAGATGCAGATTTTATTGAAACACCCTATTGTTCTCATTTGTTTTCTCCTTGTGGTTAGTAATTGATATAGTTAGTTTTTCAAAGGAAAGCCACTATACTATAACAACAAAAATTTGTCAAGTGTTTTTATTATCAATCTCCTATTTTCGAATCTTTTTGCCGATTAGCCGTAAATCGCGAAGCATGTCGGCAAATATTGCCGAACTGGCAGCCAAAAACCAATAACCGAAGCGCGCGCCCTCACATATATATACGAATGGGACAATGAATTTCTTTCAAAAATTTTGCTTGCCACTCAAAATATATAATTGTATAATGATGTATCTCCGGAAGAGATAATGCCGAGGTTCCGCCGTAGGCGGATCAGCCTTCGGCTGAAGCTCAGGACGAAATAATTGTGCGAAAATGCCGAGGTAGCTCAGGTGGTAGAGCGCGGCCCTGAAAAGGCCGGCGTCGACGGTTCAACTCCGCCCCTCGGCACCATTCTACTTTGCCCTCAGACGGGCCTGTTGCTTGGTAAGGGCTTCGTAGGAATGAGTTCCTTCGAAGCCTTACCAGTTATTAGGCTTGCTTACGGCGAAGAAGAACCACTTTTTTATAGCGCCGATGTAGCTCAGCTGGTAGAGCAGGGCTTTCGTAAAGCTCAGGTCGGTGGTTCGATCCCACTCATCGGCTCCATAACTATCTTAACTCGAGGGAGTATTGGTAAGATTTAGAGATGTCCTGAAAAACAGGAATTTTCTGCTTTTATGGATAGGCCAGATCATATCCAACTTCGGCGATTGGCTTAATAATATGGCGCTCGTCGCGCTCGTATACAAAAAATCGCCCGGATCTACCGTAGAATTGGCAA is a genomic window of Candidatus Omnitrophota bacterium containing:
- a CDS encoding DUF1559 domain-containing protein, whose product is ILLPVFGKAREAARRAMCANNLRQHGIAWYLYLDDHNECFPTYTGFDFMPPNDGQCRSYTFGGKAGSTSGYTYLASTRPLNRYLDVDDASSAEVFHCPDDMKASAGGETYFNSCGTSYYCSYNILSFGSPPAHRPLSTIISPHSKVLLEMCSSYCIPGHSGKGPVGIITPVMVLFVDGHVAGPFLYNQDFESGGGSKVLENPSP